From a region of the Microterricola gilva genome:
- a CDS encoding FliI/YscN family ATPase has protein sequence MVSSIVGLGVEVVGLDCAIGDLVRLGHNDFGHDDFGQDADGVAPIEAEVVASTRGGIRCMPLGRMAGISVGTPVRSRNEPVRVPTGTGLFGRVLDGLGRPIDGKGPLDADGYVSLQNEAPSAMHRARIDTPLQLGVRALDTLTTVGKGQRMGLFAGSGVGKSSLLSMIARGTDAQISVIALIGERGREVREFLEDDLGAEGLARSIVVVSTSDEPALMRLRAAFVATRIAESFRERGNDVMLMMDSLTRVAMAQREIGLSVGEPPATRGYPPSTFSVLAQLLERAGTAERGSVTGMYTVLVDGDDHNEPIADSARSILDGHVVLDRKLAVVGHFPSIDALSSISRVASKVTPPERSEQAAVLRRALSARRSAQDLLDVGAYRRGTNPLVDAAVDHEGEINAFLQQRMTDQSTADDAWAELARLSRLLGARE, from the coding sequence ATGGTCTCATCCATCGTCGGCCTCGGCGTAGAAGTCGTCGGACTCGACTGCGCCATCGGCGATCTCGTGCGCCTCGGGCATAACGACTTCGGGCATGACGACTTCGGACAGGACGCCGACGGCGTTGCGCCGATCGAGGCCGAGGTCGTCGCGTCGACGCGCGGCGGCATCCGCTGCATGCCCCTCGGCCGCATGGCAGGCATCAGCGTGGGAACGCCGGTGCGCTCGCGCAACGAACCGGTACGCGTCCCGACCGGAACGGGGCTCTTCGGCCGCGTGCTCGACGGCCTCGGCCGACCCATCGACGGCAAGGGTCCCCTGGATGCCGACGGCTACGTGTCGCTGCAGAACGAGGCGCCGTCCGCCATGCACCGAGCCAGAATCGACACCCCGCTGCAGCTCGGCGTGCGCGCACTCGACACTCTCACCACGGTCGGCAAGGGCCAACGCATGGGACTCTTCGCGGGCTCCGGCGTCGGCAAGTCCTCGCTGCTCAGCATGATCGCCCGCGGCACCGACGCCCAGATCAGCGTCATCGCCCTGATCGGCGAGCGCGGCCGGGAGGTGCGCGAGTTCCTTGAAGACGACTTGGGAGCGGAGGGCCTGGCCCGCTCCATCGTGGTCGTCTCGACCTCGGACGAGCCGGCGCTGATGCGCTTGCGCGCCGCGTTCGTCGCCACCCGTATCGCGGAATCGTTCCGGGAGCGCGGCAATGACGTGATGCTCATGATGGACTCCCTGACCCGCGTCGCGATGGCGCAGCGCGAGATCGGGCTCTCGGTGGGGGAGCCGCCCGCAACACGCGGCTACCCGCCATCGACCTTCTCCGTGCTCGCCCAGCTGCTCGAACGCGCCGGAACGGCCGAACGGGGCTCGGTGACCGGCATGTACACGGTGCTCGTCGATGGCGACGACCACAATGAGCCGATCGCCGACTCGGCGCGCTCCATCCTCGACGGCCATGTCGTGCTCGACCGCAAGCTCGCCGTCGTCGGGCACTTCCCATCGATCGACGCGCTCAGCTCCATCTCGCGCGTCGCGAGCAAGGTCACGCCGCCGGAGCGCAGCGAACAAGCCGCCGTGCTGCGCCGTGCCCTCTCCGCCCGGCGTTCGGCACAGGATCTGCTCGACGTCGGGGCCTACCGGCGTGGCACGAACCCCCTCGTCGATGCCGCCGTCGACCACGAGGGCGAGATCAACGCCTTTCTGCAGCAACGCATGACCGATCAATCAACCGCGGATGACGCCTGGGCCGAGCTTGCTCGGCTGAGCAGACTGTTGGGAGCACGAGAATGA
- a CDS encoding flagellar hook assembly protein FlgD — MPIDPVTTANTGGIYATAPVRKPKQDMDGDVFMSLLITQLQNQDPSSPMDTSQMIQQTTQLAMMEKMNELAVTSGEGFSLQMRVAAASLVGQQVSYVNAAGETVTGIADSVSYVGAVPTISIGGKNIPLDVIASVTAPPKPEVPKPETPGAAAAV, encoded by the coding sequence GTGCCGATTGACCCCGTCACCACCGCGAACACCGGCGGCATCTACGCCACCGCCCCCGTTCGGAAGCCCAAGCAGGACATGGACGGCGACGTCTTCATGTCGCTGCTGATCACCCAGCTGCAGAACCAGGATCCGAGCTCGCCGATGGACACCTCGCAGATGATCCAGCAGACCACGCAGCTGGCGATGATGGAGAAGATGAACGAACTCGCCGTCACGAGCGGCGAGGGCTTCTCGCTGCAGATGCGGGTGGCTGCGGCATCGCTCGTCGGCCAACAGGTCTCCTACGTGAACGCGGCGGGGGAGACCGTCACCGGCATCGCCGACTCCGTGTCGTACGTCGGAGCGGTTCCCACCATCTCGATCGGGGGCAAGAACATCCCGCTCGATGTGATCGCCAGCGTCACCGCCCCGCCCAAACCCGAAGTTCCCAAGCCAGAAACCCCCGGCGCAGCCGCCGCCGTCTGA
- a CDS encoding DUF7144 family membrane protein has product MSTVNEPTGWVGWIGFAGIILILNGVFSAVQGFMALLGSNTYYLVSSGTLFLFDVTGWGWWNIIIGALLVLTGIALFGGATWARIIAVILAALSAVGQMLLLPAQPWWAFIVIAIDVLVIYAVTAHGREVKAA; this is encoded by the coding sequence ATGAGTACAGTCAACGAACCAACGGGCTGGGTCGGCTGGATCGGCTTCGCCGGCATCATCCTGATCCTGAATGGTGTCTTCAGTGCGGTGCAGGGCTTCATGGCGCTGCTCGGCTCGAACACGTATTACCTGGTCAGCAGTGGAACGCTGTTCCTCTTCGACGTCACCGGCTGGGGATGGTGGAACATCATCATCGGCGCGCTGCTCGTGCTCACCGGTATCGCTCTGTTCGGCGGCGCCACCTGGGCGCGGATCATCGCCGTCATCCTGGCCGCTCTGAGCGCGGTCGGCCAGATGCTGCTCCTCCCGGCACAGCCGTGGTGGGCGTTCATCGTCATCGCGATCGATGTCCTGGTGATCTACGCGGTCACAGCGCATGGCCGAGAGGTCAAGGCCGCCTGA
- a CDS encoding flagellar export protein FliJ encodes MTRNFALGGLLRLRRLEEDQAAGGLAAANAGTRESAAREAAARSVLSESTATPGSLGALQGVAAARASSRSMVAELAAVTAERRRRAEEAQQEYSAARKNTLSLEKLAFRHAETEAQLELQAEQIVLDELAGTAWQRGVSHLAEERGR; translated from the coding sequence ATGACACGGAACTTCGCACTGGGTGGGCTGCTTCGTCTGCGCCGGCTGGAAGAGGACCAGGCAGCGGGCGGCCTCGCCGCCGCCAACGCAGGAACGCGCGAGAGCGCGGCACGCGAAGCCGCGGCCCGCAGCGTGCTCAGCGAGTCGACGGCGACCCCCGGATCCCTGGGTGCGCTGCAGGGCGTCGCGGCCGCACGGGCCTCATCCAGGAGCATGGTCGCCGAGCTCGCTGCGGTCACGGCCGAACGTCGCCGCCGCGCGGAGGAGGCACAGCAGGAGTACTCCGCCGCGCGGAAGAACACGCTCAGCCTCGAGAAGCTGGCGTTCCGTCACGCGGAGACGGAGGCGCAGCTCGAGCTTCAGGCCGAGCAGATCGTGCTCGACGAGCTGGCCGGAACCGCCTGGCAGCGTGGGGTCTCCCACTTGGCAGAGGAGCGCGGCCGATGA
- a CDS encoding flagellar hook-length control protein FliK, which produces MAILTAPARPATASSGPASTDRGAGFGAALAAAGSEAAPAEAPGTAPAELDVPASGSGIDDSGAEPQLGGDALAAAPSPVDTMRPTPVTPGWGAFAGLAWTTSAVGNPAAAASDAAGPAITSESLDAAAAAGPATAVTASAVATAAPATRGRDAGTVLQAPATAPMPASTHGAATVAEGAQPVAAPLGYAPFAAAQPAPAAQARPEAAVPAAATASRLGAAPGAVPVAAATAVDEPVQADVRQSALPSAVAPQGAQSAIAGAPPVAAAEGAGRPAATSQHPPLATQLGRPLLTLAHAGDGSHSITVTVAPDRLGPVTVQAVVTGDQLRVELFAPTDHARDAVRGVLSELRRDLAATGIHATLGLSADDAPGRQGQGGQNQGGQSQTGQNPSGQNQNGQNAALGERSGQSGREARPGEHAAAAQPGTRPGTDSVQPAESAVPTSLGSASAHPHIDLIA; this is translated from the coding sequence ATGGCGATTCTGACCGCGCCGGCACGCCCCGCGACGGCGTCGTCCGGCCCGGCATCCACCGATCGTGGCGCCGGCTTCGGCGCGGCGCTGGCCGCGGCCGGATCCGAGGCCGCACCGGCGGAGGCCCCCGGGACCGCGCCGGCCGAGTTGGATGTTCCGGCATCCGGTTCCGGCATCGACGACAGTGGCGCGGAGCCTCAGCTCGGCGGCGACGCCCTGGCGGCAGCGCCGTCGCCCGTTGACACGATGCGGCCGACACCCGTCACACCGGGGTGGGGTGCGTTCGCGGGGCTCGCGTGGACCACGAGCGCGGTGGGCAACCCCGCGGCTGCGGCCAGCGACGCAGCGGGGCCGGCGATCACATCAGAGAGCCTGGATGCCGCGGCCGCCGCTGGACCGGCCACGGCAGTCACGGCGTCGGCCGTCGCCACCGCGGCCCCCGCCACTCGCGGCCGCGACGCCGGAACCGTGCTTCAGGCGCCGGCGACCGCCCCAATGCCCGCCTCGACGCACGGCGCAGCCACGGTGGCAGAGGGCGCGCAGCCCGTGGCTGCACCGCTCGGGTACGCCCCGTTCGCTGCGGCGCAGCCGGCCCCAGCCGCACAGGCACGACCCGAAGCCGCCGTGCCGGCGGCCGCAACCGCATCCCGGTTGGGCGCAGCTCCTGGCGCTGTCCCGGTGGCGGCTGCGACGGCGGTGGACGAGCCTGTCCAGGCCGACGTCCGCCAGAGCGCGCTGCCGAGCGCCGTCGCCCCCCAGGGCGCTCAGAGTGCCATCGCGGGCGCACCCCCCGTCGCCGCGGCTGAGGGCGCGGGCAGGCCGGCTGCCACGTCGCAGCACCCGCCGCTCGCTACGCAGCTCGGCCGGCCCCTGCTCACACTGGCCCACGCCGGAGACGGCAGCCACAGCATCACCGTCACCGTCGCCCCCGACCGGCTCGGACCAGTCACGGTGCAGGCGGTTGTGACGGGGGACCAGCTGCGGGTCGAGCTGTTCGCTCCGACCGATCACGCCCGTGACGCCGTGCGCGGCGTGCTCAGCGAGCTGCGCCGCGACCTCGCCGCAACGGGGATCCACGCGACCCTCGGACTCTCGGCCGATGACGCCCCGGGCAGGCAGGGCCAGGGCGGCCAGAACCAGGGCGGCCAGAGCCAGACCGGCCAGAACCCGTCCGGCCAGAACCAGAATGGCCAGAACGCGGCGCTGGGCGAGCGGAGCGGCCAGAGCGGGCGCGAAGCGCGCCCGGGGGAGCACGCCGCAGCCGCCCAGCCCGGCACCCGGCCGGGCACGGACAGCGTCCAACCTGCCGAATCGGCAGTGCCGACGTCGCTCGGCTCGGCATCCGCCCACCCGCACATCGACCTGATCGCATAG
- a CDS encoding FliH/SctL family protein, with protein MPSSTDAIFETLAFPSVDGAGTSGVRDQESLQRAIEQAMVRGHAAGYAAGLREASVVAAERLANLEAEHAEQARLAAATVDAECATLAVAAAAVQRTVIPVLEQSDDAVLAAALELAEAVIGSELSDASAGASAALRRVLGTLGSDAELPGVILRMHPDDAEMLRAAGQLPQALSVQSDPGLGRGDAVAQLPDGLVDARIGTAVLRARRALGGHGIDGQGQ; from the coding sequence ATGCCTTCGTCGACTGACGCCATCTTCGAGACGCTCGCCTTTCCGAGCGTCGACGGTGCTGGAACCAGCGGGGTGCGCGATCAGGAGAGCCTGCAACGGGCCATCGAACAGGCAATGGTCAGAGGCCACGCGGCCGGCTACGCCGCCGGGCTGCGTGAGGCGAGTGTGGTCGCCGCCGAGCGACTCGCCAACCTCGAGGCGGAGCACGCGGAACAGGCCAGGCTGGCGGCCGCGACGGTCGACGCCGAATGCGCGACGCTGGCTGTGGCCGCGGCCGCCGTGCAACGCACCGTCATTCCGGTGCTCGAACAGAGCGATGACGCGGTGCTCGCCGCCGCACTCGAGCTCGCGGAGGCCGTCATCGGCTCCGAGCTCAGTGACGCAAGCGCCGGTGCCTCCGCCGCGCTCCGCCGCGTGCTTGGCACGCTCGGCTCCGACGCCGAGCTTCCAGGGGTGATCCTGCGCATGCACCCGGATGACGCGGAGATGCTCCGCGCAGCCGGGCAGCTCCCGCAGGCGCTCAGCGTGCAATCCGACCCGGGGCTCGGCAGGGGTGACGCCGTCGCCCAACTCCCGGACGGCCTCGTCGACGCACGCATCGGCACCGCCGTGCTGCGCGCACGCAGGGCACTCGGTGGCCACGGTATCGATGGGCAGGGCCAGTGA
- a CDS encoding DUF1254 domain-containing protein: protein MISGLEEAVASLSTPDTVSSPFGDLRFFDGVPLPETAETAYDALDLMRAIEVFLNTVPGASLVAFRNGIRSVGVTSPRVIGITEPRANSGALFLTPNTETTYGTTMLDLKAWGPTVIEVPEQSLCVVDDFWFRYVADMGIAGPDRGEGGKYLFLPPGYDGDIPDGYFVYRTPTFTNFVVLRALGGVPAMKRARVYPLAEAADPAPNEFINLAEMTFNSIHANDYTFYEEVAQLVREEPVEALDAERAGQLAAIGITHDAPFAPDARLTAILEKAAPIAAGLARVVTYQPRDPDAVLYGSWRNGFVGGSYEFLRNGARLLDARTQFHYFATVITPAMAHAQVGAGSAYAYTVHDANGDILDGGRSYRLRIDPDQPAKSFWAVDIYDTQTRSLLVVPSTPYPALASNTGTLEANADGSYDLFFGPTAPAGKESNWIETLPGKSWFPLFRAYGPLEPWFDQSWRLNEFEPTD, encoded by the coding sequence ATGATCAGCGGTCTGGAGGAGGCCGTCGCGTCTCTCAGCACTCCAGACACGGTGTCGTCGCCGTTCGGCGATCTGCGCTTCTTCGACGGGGTGCCACTGCCGGAGACCGCTGAGACGGCGTATGACGCGCTCGACCTGATGCGCGCGATCGAGGTGTTCCTGAACACGGTGCCGGGTGCATCACTCGTGGCCTTTCGCAACGGCATCCGTTCTGTCGGCGTGACGTCGCCTCGCGTGATCGGCATCACAGAACCACGGGCGAATTCGGGCGCCCTCTTTCTCACGCCAAACACGGAAACGACGTACGGCACGACGATGTTGGACCTGAAGGCGTGGGGGCCGACCGTCATCGAGGTACCGGAACAGTCGCTCTGCGTTGTCGATGACTTCTGGTTCCGCTACGTCGCGGACATGGGCATCGCCGGCCCCGACCGCGGAGAGGGCGGCAAGTACTTGTTCCTTCCGCCGGGGTACGACGGCGACATTCCTGACGGCTACTTCGTCTACCGCACGCCGACCTTCACGAACTTCGTCGTGCTCCGCGCTCTCGGTGGAGTGCCCGCCATGAAGCGGGCCCGCGTCTACCCGCTCGCCGAGGCGGCTGATCCGGCCCCCAACGAGTTCATCAATCTCGCCGAGATGACGTTCAATTCGATCCACGCCAACGACTACACCTTCTACGAAGAGGTCGCCCAGCTCGTGCGTGAGGAACCGGTCGAGGCACTCGACGCTGAACGTGCCGGACAGCTCGCCGCCATCGGCATCACGCACGACGCCCCGTTCGCGCCGGACGCCAGGCTCACGGCGATCCTCGAGAAGGCCGCGCCGATCGCCGCCGGCCTCGCAAGGGTTGTCACCTACCAGCCGCGCGACCCGGATGCCGTGCTCTACGGCTCGTGGCGCAATGGCTTCGTCGGTGGCAGCTACGAGTTCCTGCGCAACGGCGCCCGACTGCTGGACGCCCGCACCCAGTTCCACTACTTCGCCACGGTGATCACGCCGGCGATGGCCCACGCCCAGGTCGGCGCCGGATCCGCCTACGCCTACACGGTGCACGACGCGAACGGCGACATCCTCGACGGCGGTCGCTCGTATCGGCTCCGGATCGACCCGGATCAGCCGGCGAAGAGCTTCTGGGCGGTCGACATCTACGACACCCAGACGCGCTCGCTGTTGGTCGTTCCGTCGACGCCGTATCCGGCCCTGGCGAGCAATACCGGCACGCTGGAGGCGAATGCGGATGGCTCCTACGACCTCTTCTTCGGCCCGACAGCGCCGGCCGGCAAGGAGTCCAACTGGATCGAGACGTTGCCGGGCAAGTCGTGGTTCCCGCTGTTCCGCGCGTATGGGCCGCTCGAGCCGTGGTTCGATCAGAGCTGGCGCCTGAACGAGTTCGAGCCGACGGACTAG
- the fliG gene encoding flagellar motor switch protein FliG: MNGVKATALSGTQKAAVVLMNMDPLRAAEVMKQFDEHEAEEVTAEIVRLRRVDATVAEETLAEFHAMATKGTRQTRGGKDFAVGLLEASFGAEKAAGVMSRVASSMAGRAFEFLDAAEPGQLQSLLAAELPQTAALVLAHLRPEQASAVLAGFDETVRTDVAHCIATMGSATPEAVRILADTLKLRAGAVVTSRDSFEVVGGVQPLVEIINRADLATERAVLEGLDLRDPVLADEVRSRMLTFADIVRLERRDVQQVLRGIDVRVLAVAMKGATEPVAEMIRGNMSERNRELLDDEIGSTGPLRLSQVEEARAEVVRAIRNLEADGHITVSRGDEDAFVD, from the coding sequence ATGAACGGGGTCAAGGCCACAGCACTGAGCGGAACGCAGAAGGCCGCCGTCGTGCTCATGAACATGGACCCGTTGCGTGCAGCGGAGGTCATGAAACAGTTCGACGAGCACGAGGCGGAGGAGGTCACCGCCGAGATCGTGCGCCTGCGCCGCGTCGACGCCACGGTCGCCGAGGAGACACTCGCCGAGTTCCACGCGATGGCCACCAAGGGCACCCGCCAGACCAGGGGTGGCAAGGACTTCGCCGTCGGCCTGCTCGAAGCCTCATTCGGCGCCGAGAAGGCGGCCGGGGTGATGAGCCGCGTCGCGTCGTCGATGGCGGGGCGTGCATTCGAGTTCCTGGATGCCGCGGAGCCCGGGCAGCTGCAGAGCCTGCTCGCCGCCGAACTGCCGCAGACCGCCGCGCTCGTGCTCGCGCACCTGCGGCCGGAGCAGGCCTCCGCCGTGCTCGCCGGCTTCGACGAGACCGTGCGAACCGACGTCGCCCACTGCATCGCCACGATGGGCAGCGCGACGCCGGAGGCCGTTCGGATCCTCGCAGACACCCTCAAGCTGCGCGCGGGCGCCGTCGTGACCAGCAGAGACAGCTTCGAGGTCGTCGGTGGCGTCCAACCGCTCGTCGAGATCATCAACAGGGCCGATCTCGCCACGGAGCGTGCGGTGCTCGAAGGCCTCGACCTGCGCGACCCGGTGCTGGCCGACGAGGTGCGCTCGCGCATGCTCACCTTCGCCGACATCGTGCGCCTCGAACGTCGCGATGTGCAGCAGGTGCTGCGCGGCATCGATGTGCGGGTTCTCGCCGTCGCGATGAAGGGTGCGACAGAACCCGTCGCCGAGATGATCCGCGGCAACATGTCCGAGCGCAACCGCGAGCTCCTGGACGACGAGATCGGCTCGACGGGCCCGCTGCGACTCTCGCAGGTGGAGGAGGCCCGTGCCGAGGTGGTGCGTGCCATCCGCAATCTGGAGGCCGACGGCCACATCACCGTTTCGCGTGGAGACGAAGATGCCTTCGTCGACTGA
- a CDS encoding C40 family peptidase, whose product MTAMVEMIGRVQSIQEAIDQLSGAASSRTVAQTDAGSGSSATDFSKLLGSAIGAAEAGSTRTGGVTGQAVTDAAMKYIGVPYVFGGEDASGMDCSGLVQRVYADLGIEVPRLVSGQMTAGTEVASLAEAQPGDLIVTDNAEHIVIYAGDNKVIHAPYEGRTVSHVERWFDESDIVTIRRIVPTATTGTAGATAIPAADQAALNEAMLAIGRSALFGGAQ is encoded by the coding sequence ATGACCGCCATGGTCGAGATGATCGGCCGGGTGCAGAGCATCCAGGAGGCCATCGATCAGCTCAGCGGCGCTGCGTCATCCCGCACCGTCGCCCAGACCGATGCCGGATCGGGCAGCTCGGCGACCGACTTCTCGAAGCTGCTCGGCTCGGCCATCGGTGCCGCGGAAGCCGGCTCGACGCGGACAGGCGGGGTCACCGGGCAGGCCGTCACGGACGCGGCGATGAAGTACATCGGCGTTCCCTACGTGTTCGGTGGTGAGGACGCCAGCGGAATGGACTGCTCCGGGCTGGTGCAGCGCGTCTATGCCGATCTCGGCATCGAGGTGCCGCGGCTCGTGTCCGGCCAGATGACGGCCGGCACGGAGGTGGCCTCCCTCGCCGAGGCTCAGCCGGGCGACCTGATCGTCACGGACAACGCCGAGCACATCGTGATCTACGCGGGGGACAACAAGGTGATCCACGCACCATACGAAGGCCGGACGGTGAGCCACGTCGAGCGCTGGTTCGACGAGTCCGACATCGTGACGATCCGCCGTATCGTCCCGACGGCGACAACGGGAACCGCAGGCGCGACCGCCATTCCTGCTGCCGACCAGGCGGCCCTGAACGAGGCCATGCTCGCGATCGGCCGCTCCGCGCTGTTCGGGGGTGCGCAGTGA
- a CDS encoding flagellar hook protein FlgE: MLRSLYSGISGLRSHQTMLDVTGNNIANVNTTAFKGSAVQFQDTLSQLTQGAGGPQAQTGGTNPAQIGLGVQVAGISTNFTQGSAQATGRATDMMIAGDGFFVTSIGGETRYTRAGAFDLDADGRLTAPDGSLVQGWNAVNGQIPTGGGIGNIQLPLKGVSPASATTAATVGGNLPSDAADGTVLVRDVPVYGADGKPGTLTLTFTKAGNNWGVSGTDGATTQTATLTFTNGVQTGGTLPAIGGITVDLSGVSGFATLSTVAIEGQNGRQAGTLESFTLSKDGTLVGLFSNGQKQPIARVALATFANPGGLEKTGSSGYRATVNSGAATYGVPGGDGLGVLAGGQLEMSNVDLSQEFTNLIVAQRGFQANARIITTSDEVLQELTNLKR, from the coding sequence ATGCTCCGCTCGCTCTACTCCGGAATCTCTGGACTCCGTTCGCACCAGACCATGCTCGACGTCACGGGCAACAACATCGCCAACGTCAACACGACCGCGTTCAAGGGCTCCGCCGTGCAGTTCCAGGACACGCTCTCGCAGCTCACCCAGGGCGCCGGCGGCCCGCAGGCGCAGACCGGTGGAACCAACCCGGCACAGATCGGCCTCGGCGTGCAGGTCGCCGGCATCTCCACCAACTTCACGCAGGGCTCGGCCCAGGCGACCGGGCGTGCCACCGACATGATGATCGCCGGTGACGGTTTCTTCGTCACGAGCATCGGCGGCGAGACGCGCTACACCCGTGCCGGCGCTTTCGACCTCGATGCAGACGGCCGGCTCACCGCGCCCGACGGCTCCCTCGTGCAGGGGTGGAACGCCGTCAATGGTCAGATCCCGACCGGCGGCGGCATCGGCAACATCCAACTCCCGCTCAAGGGTGTGTCGCCGGCATCCGCAACGACCGCGGCCACCGTCGGCGGCAACCTGCCATCGGATGCCGCAGACGGCACGGTTCTCGTGCGCGACGTCCCCGTCTACGGTGCAGACGGCAAGCCGGGCACGCTGACCCTCACCTTCACAAAGGCCGGCAACAACTGGGGCGTCTCCGGCACCGACGGCGCAACGACGCAGACGGCGACGCTCACCTTCACGAACGGCGTGCAGACAGGCGGAACGCTTCCCGCCATCGGCGGCATCACCGTCGACCTCTCCGGCGTCTCGGGCTTCGCCACGCTCAGCACCGTCGCGATCGAGGGCCAGAACGGTCGCCAGGCCGGAACCCTCGAGTCCTTCACGCTCTCCAAGGACGGCACGCTCGTCGGCCTGTTCAGCAACGGGCAGAAGCAGCCGATCGCCCGTGTAGCCCTGGCCACCTTCGCCAACCCCGGCGGCCTCGAGAAGACCGGTTCCTCCGGCTACCGTGCCACAGTCAACTCGGGCGCCGCGACGTACGGCGTTCCGGGAGGCGACGGCCTCGGCGTGCTCGCCGGCGGCCAGCTCGAGATGTCGAACGTCGACCTCTCGCAGGAGTTCACGAACCTGATCGTCGCCCAGCGCGGCTTCCAAGCGAACGCCCGCATCATCACCACCTCCGACGAGGTGCTGCAGGAGCTCACCAACCTCAAGCGCTAG
- a CDS encoding DUF6325 family protein, with amino-acid sequence MTEYEFETLGPVDYLVVEFPTGEANFTGEIVAELVKLVDAGTIRVIDMMILTKDDEGTIDAMELSDSGDLGDLLRIEADLAELLAADDVANLAAAMDPGTVAGVLVYENLWAAPFAAATRRAGGQLIADGRIPIQSIIASIEADAAAEKSGE; translated from the coding sequence ATGACTGAGTACGAATTCGAGACGCTCGGCCCCGTTGACTACCTCGTGGTCGAGTTCCCGACGGGCGAGGCGAACTTCACCGGCGAGATTGTCGCCGAACTCGTGAAGCTCGTGGATGCCGGCACGATCCGGGTCATCGACATGATGATTCTCACCAAGGACGACGAGGGAACCATCGACGCGATGGAGCTCTCCGATTCCGGGGATCTGGGCGATCTGCTGCGCATCGAGGCCGATCTCGCCGAGCTTCTCGCCGCGGACGACGTCGCCAATCTCGCGGCGGCCATGGATCCAGGCACCGTCGCCGGGGTGCTCGTGTACGAGAACCTGTGGGCTGCGCCATTCGCCGCGGCGACCAGGAGGGCCGGCGGTCAGCTGATCGCCGACGGACGAATCCCCATCCAGTCGATCATCGCCTCCATCGAGGCCGATGCGGCTGCCGAGAAGTCAGGAGAGTGA